One window from the genome of Echinicola vietnamensis DSM 17526 encodes:
- a CDS encoding ATP-binding protein, which yields MNKEDFNSKKNTDKLKLLSLVSHEIRTPLHGIIGLTEQLQDTALSADQKSLVDHLIHTERILMNLINDVLDYSKLKSAAFDIKLKAASLPTILHELKVLFAPLANQKSLDLDVSINVESGHVLVDILRLKQVLSNLINNALKFTHTGYIRLECQQLPSQNDQENPTYRFTVEDTGAGIPEGEEDSIFEAYGQSSENNNHNGTGLGLTISNMILHNMGSELKLSKPRPAGKGAIFYFDLVLAPTDETPVHQKKQLTHQFGGKSALLVDDDPLIQKITAGMLEKEAIAVKISSSFNSALNHLQEVHPDLIFIDLVLGETDGADLLKYLKEKEKHPGAFVCMTASENSKDEILRMGFDAVLRKPFNRRALARVLSQLSQ from the coding sequence ATGAATAAAGAAGACTTTAATTCGAAAAAAAATACCGACAAACTGAAACTTCTTTCTCTGGTCAGTCATGAGATAAGGACACCTCTTCACGGCATCATTGGTCTAACGGAGCAACTTCAAGACACAGCCCTTTCAGCGGATCAAAAATCACTGGTGGACCACCTGATCCATACTGAAAGGATTTTGATGAATTTAATTAATGATGTGCTGGATTACTCCAAACTTAAAAGTGCTGCCTTTGACATAAAACTCAAAGCAGCCAGTTTACCGACCATACTTCATGAACTAAAAGTACTTTTCGCACCATTAGCCAACCAAAAGTCACTGGACTTGGACGTTTCCATAAACGTGGAATCCGGACATGTTTTGGTGGATATATTAAGATTAAAACAAGTACTCTCAAACTTGATCAATAACGCCTTAAAATTCACCCATACAGGGTATATTCGGCTGGAGTGTCAACAACTCCCCTCTCAGAATGATCAGGAAAACCCCACCTATAGATTTACTGTGGAAGATACAGGTGCTGGGATTCCAGAAGGTGAAGAGGACAGTATTTTCGAAGCTTACGGGCAATCTTCTGAAAACAACAATCATAACGGTACGGGCCTTGGATTGACCATCTCCAATATGATTCTACACAATATGGGAAGTGAGCTAAAATTGTCAAAGCCACGCCCTGCCGGTAAAGGTGCCATTTTTTATTTTGACTTAGTGCTGGCGCCTACCGACGAAACGCCCGTTCATCAAAAGAAACAACTTACCCACCAATTTGGAGGGAAAAGTGCCCTGCTAGTGGATGACGATCCCCTCATCCAAAAAATCACCGCTGGTATGCTCGAAAAAGAAGCGATAGCTGTCAAAATATCCTCTTCTTTCAACAGTGCCCTCAACCACCTTCAAGAGGTTCATCCGGATTTGATTTTCATCGATCTGGTGCTGGGAGAAACAGACGGAGCAGATTTGCTAAAATACCTAAAAGAAAAAGAAAAGCATCCGGGAGCATTTGTGTGCATGACCGCCTCTGAGAACAGTAAAGATGAGATTCTGCGAATGGGGTTTGATGCCGTTTTAAGAAAACCCTTTAACAGAAGGGCTTTGGCCAGGGTACTCTCCCAACTCTCACAATAA
- a CDS encoding sulfatase-like hydrolase/transferase — MYAKAKPKALLLFSLFISLWSSPAKAQSAKSPNIIFVLVDDLGYGDIGVFFQNERKSRNDRSEPWIMTPQLDKMAHGGAMLTDHYTAAPVCAPSRASILMGVNQGHAHVRDNQFDKEIGDNYTMGAVLKAAGYKTIAVGKWGLQGEEEGPDWPTHPLKVGFDEYFGYIRHRDGHEHYPVEGIYRGSTEVYHDYETVEGLDKCYTGDLFTAKAKDYIIKHRDKSPNQPFFMYLAYDTPHAVLELPTQEYPAGGGLNGGIQWLGKAGEMINTASGEVDSYVYPEFRHASYDHDRNSATPEVPWPDTYKRYASVNRRIDDQVGDLMKLLEDLDIDDNTLVVFTSDNGPSRESYLPKEFAPYTPEFFNNFAHFDGIKRDVYEGGLRTATIVHWPARIKGGTVISSPSISYDWMATFADAAGAFVPVRTDGVSLLPSLTGTGNQEPSSIYVEYAQGGSIPNYAEFLEAHQGRKRGQMQMIRQGDMVGVRYDIQGQDDDFEIYDVTKDPQQGVDLSDQRPALQAGFKTAALRHRISDPAAPRPYDESLVPSIEVGNPQEGLTVKTYAINSSWIPKLHEQPLTQKAVKSPSFREVPNRGNLVVWQGYVDVPTAGKYTFSADRGTSHFFMRIHDIGVLDGNFDLNSIPKGTVYLAKGMHPVKIYCMRQSEDASLKLFWAYGEDEKNEIPAKAWYR, encoded by the coding sequence ATGTACGCTAAAGCCAAACCAAAAGCCCTTTTGCTATTTTCCCTGTTCATCTCCCTATGGAGCAGTCCAGCCAAAGCCCAATCAGCAAAATCCCCAAACATTATTTTTGTTTTGGTGGATGATCTGGGGTACGGCGATATTGGGGTGTTTTTCCAAAATGAGCGCAAGTCCAGAAATGACAGAAGTGAGCCTTGGATCATGACGCCACAGCTGGATAAGATGGCGCACGGAGGGGCTATGCTGACGGATCATTATACTGCAGCGCCTGTTTGTGCACCTTCTAGGGCTTCCATTTTGATGGGGGTAAACCAAGGGCATGCACACGTTCGCGATAATCAATTCGACAAAGAAATTGGTGACAATTACACCATGGGGGCTGTATTGAAAGCAGCCGGCTATAAAACCATAGCAGTAGGTAAATGGGGACTACAAGGGGAGGAGGAAGGTCCTGACTGGCCGACTCATCCGCTGAAGGTCGGATTTGACGAGTATTTTGGTTATATCCGTCATCGAGATGGCCATGAGCATTATCCTGTGGAAGGTATTTACAGAGGAAGCACCGAGGTATATCATGATTATGAAACCGTTGAGGGATTAGATAAGTGTTACACGGGGGATCTGTTTACGGCCAAGGCAAAGGATTATATCATCAAGCATCGAGATAAATCCCCTAACCAACCATTTTTTATGTATTTGGCATATGATACTCCGCATGCGGTTTTAGAGCTTCCCACACAAGAATATCCAGCCGGAGGAGGACTAAACGGTGGCATCCAATGGTTGGGAAAAGCAGGCGAAATGATCAATACTGCTTCCGGAGAAGTTGATTCATACGTTTATCCCGAATTTAGGCACGCTTCATATGATCATGATCGTAACAGTGCTACGCCGGAGGTCCCATGGCCAGATACTTATAAACGATATGCATCCGTAAACCGGAGAATCGATGATCAGGTGGGGGATTTAATGAAATTGCTGGAAGATTTGGATATCGATGATAATACCCTAGTGGTATTTACTTCCGATAACGGCCCCTCTAGAGAATCCTATCTTCCGAAGGAATTCGCGCCGTATACACCAGAATTTTTTAACAATTTTGCCCATTTTGACGGCATAAAAAGGGACGTTTACGAAGGGGGGCTTAGGACCGCGACCATTGTTCACTGGCCGGCACGTATCAAAGGAGGCACGGTGATTTCTTCACCAAGTATTTCTTATGATTGGATGGCAACCTTTGCAGATGCAGCAGGTGCTTTTGTCCCTGTCAGAACGGACGGGGTGTCATTATTACCTTCTCTGACCGGTACGGGAAACCAGGAGCCCAGCAGCATTTATGTGGAATATGCCCAAGGAGGAAGTATTCCGAATTATGCTGAATTTCTGGAAGCCCATCAAGGCAGAAAGAGAGGGCAGATGCAAATGATCCGACAAGGGGATATGGTCGGAGTGCGTTACGATATCCAAGGACAGGATGATGATTTTGAAATTTATGATGTGACGAAAGATCCACAGCAGGGAGTTGACCTTTCAGACCAGCGTCCAGCCTTACAGGCAGGTTTCAAGACAGCTGCATTGCGCCATCGCATTAGCGATCCTGCAGCCCCTAGACCTTACGATGAGAGTTTGGTTCCCTCCATAGAAGTGGGGAATCCTCAAGAAGGCCTGACCGTAAAAACCTATGCAATCAACAGCTCTTGGATTCCAAAACTACATGAGCAGCCTCTTACTCAGAAAGCGGTGAAAAGTCCATCATTCAGGGAAGTACCCAATAGGGGCAATTTGGTGGTTTGGCAAGGGTATGTAGATGTTCCTACAGCGGGTAAATACACCTTTTCAGCCGATAGAGGAACGAGTCACTTTTTCATGAGGATTCATGATATAGGGGTGTTGGATGGGAATTTTGATCTAAATAGCATTCCGAAAGGCACTGTTTACCTAGCAAAGGGCATGCATCCGGTCAAGATTTATTGTATGAGGCAAAGTGAAGATGCCTCACTTAAGCTTTTTTGGGCCTATGGCGAAGATGAAAAAAATGAAATTCCGGCGAAGGCATGGTACCGGTGA
- a CDS encoding O-acetylhomoserine aminocarboxypropyltransferase/cysteine synthase family protein, giving the protein MSDHNFKFETLQLHAGHEPDSNTNSRAVPIYQTSSYVFNSAEHGANLFGLKEFGNIYTRIMNPTNDVFEKRMAALEGGVAALAVSSGQAAQFIALSNILENGDNFVTSPFLYGGTYNQFKVSFKRLGISARFASSEKAEDMEKLIDDRTKALYVETIGNPGFNVPDFEALSALSKKHDIPLVVDNTFGAGGYLFRPLAHGAHIVVASATKWIGGHGTSIGGIIVDGGNYNWGNGKFPQFSEPSEGYHGLNFWEVFGEGNPLGLPNIAFSIRARVEGLRDFGPAISPFNSFLLLQGLETLSLRAERTVENALTLAKWLENHPQVATVSYPGLESHGHHTLAKKYLKKGFGGVLTFEVKGGKEAGEKLVDSLQLISHLANVGDAKTLIIQPSATTHQQLSEKEQAAAGVTPGMLRISLGIEHIDDICADLEQAFQKIG; this is encoded by the coding sequence ATGTCAGATCATAACTTTAAATTTGAGACCTTGCAGCTCCATGCAGGGCACGAACCCGATAGCAATACCAATTCCCGCGCTGTTCCGATTTATCAAACCAGTTCGTATGTGTTTAATTCCGCCGAACATGGAGCCAACCTCTTTGGCTTAAAGGAATTTGGCAACATATACACGAGGATCATGAATCCTACGAATGATGTTTTCGAAAAAAGAATGGCAGCTCTGGAGGGAGGAGTGGCTGCATTGGCGGTTAGCTCTGGACAGGCAGCACAATTTATTGCGTTGAGCAATATCCTTGAAAATGGAGATAATTTTGTCACTTCTCCTTTCTTGTACGGTGGTACTTATAACCAATTTAAGGTTTCATTCAAGCGGTTGGGGATTTCGGCACGGTTTGCTTCAAGTGAAAAGGCTGAGGACATGGAGAAACTGATCGATGATCGGACCAAGGCCTTGTATGTGGAGACCATAGGGAATCCGGGGTTTAATGTTCCGGATTTTGAAGCCTTGTCCGCGCTTTCAAAAAAACATGACATCCCATTGGTGGTGGATAATACTTTTGGCGCCGGAGGGTATCTTTTTAGACCCTTAGCACATGGTGCCCACATTGTGGTGGCCTCTGCCACCAAGTGGATCGGTGGTCATGGGACTTCTATCGGTGGTATAATTGTAGATGGAGGTAATTATAACTGGGGCAATGGTAAATTCCCACAGTTTTCGGAGCCCTCTGAAGGATATCACGGATTGAATTTCTGGGAAGTATTTGGCGAAGGAAATCCTTTAGGATTGCCGAATATAGCATTCTCCATCCGAGCGAGGGTGGAAGGGCTACGTGATTTTGGTCCAGCCATCAGTCCCTTCAATAGTTTCTTACTGCTCCAAGGCCTCGAAACGCTGTCATTACGTGCCGAGCGGACTGTAGAAAATGCATTGACCCTAGCCAAGTGGCTAGAAAATCACCCTCAAGTAGCCACCGTTAGTTATCCTGGTCTGGAAAGTCATGGGCACCATACATTGGCAAAAAAATACCTGAAAAAAGGGTTTGGAGGTGTATTGACATTCGAAGTAAAAGGAGGTAAGGAGGCAGGTGAAAAGCTGGTGGACAGTTTGCAACTCATCAGCCACTTAGCAAATGTCGGTGATGCCAAGACCTTGATCATCCAACCTTCTGCCACGACGCACCAACAGTTGTCTGAAAAAGAGCAGGCAGCAGCCGGTGTCACACCCGGTATGTTGAGGATCTCTTTAGGGATCGAACATATTGATGATATTTGTGCAGATCTGGAACAGGCCTTTCAAAAGATCGGCTAA
- a CDS encoding RNA polymerase sigma factor translates to MNQPDKHILLSFIQGDQEATDYIYRYYRTPVLRFAISILKDEVEAENIFQEVFTKIICRQDKINPDMNFSSYIFTAVKNEIFDYFKAVKKDHKLKEQFWVNVQVASKEEKEQQELQLEQLEGLISQLSPKRKQVLHMNIFEKKSYQQIAEELAISVNTVKNQLIKAKAMIRQEMN, encoded by the coding sequence ATGAACCAACCCGACAAACACATCCTATTAAGCTTTATACAAGGTGATCAAGAAGCCACGGATTATATCTATCGATATTATAGAACCCCTGTACTCCGTTTTGCCATATCTATTTTAAAAGATGAAGTAGAAGCGGAAAATATCTTCCAAGAAGTCTTTACCAAGATCATTTGCAGGCAAGATAAAATCAACCCTGACATGAATTTTAGCTCGTACATTTTTACGGCCGTGAAAAATGAAATCTTTGATTATTTCAAAGCAGTAAAAAAAGACCATAAACTCAAAGAACAATTTTGGGTAAATGTACAGGTGGCCAGCAAAGAAGAAAAAGAACAGCAAGAGCTTCAACTCGAACAACTAGAAGGCCTTATAAGTCAGCTCTCGCCTAAACGAAAGCAGGTCCTTCACATGAATATTTTCGAGAAAAAATCCTATCAGCAGATCGCAGAGGAACTGGCCATTTCTGTCAATACCGTAAAAAATCAACTGATCAAAGCTAAAGCAATGATCCGACAAGAAATGAACTAA
- a CDS encoding acyltransferase family protein: MANKNKRLISLDVLRGMTIAAMILVNFPGSWEHVFPPLHHAQWNGITPTDFIFPFFLFIVGVSIVMAYAGKMEMDKTIVYKKLFFRGAKIFALGVLLGMIPEFDFSAIRVAGVLQRIALVFVACTLMFLNLDWKQQAYLGLLLLVGYWLMMTLIPTPGFDRPMLEPGKNLAAWVDQYLLPGKMWQDTWDPEGVFSTLPAIATGILGMLAGQLLKSQLKEVEKANNLMVIGLVLTLWGLFWAWFFPINKNLWTSSFVLVTGGTAFSFLGAFYYWIDVKGNSQGTTPWVIFGSNAITVYVLADILSLFFYQLPLDGQSISAHFMQAAKSLGMMPEIASMVFALCFVLINFIPAWLLYRKKVFIKL, translated from the coding sequence ATGGCCAACAAAAACAAAAGATTAATCTCTTTGGATGTCTTACGGGGAATGACCATCGCGGCAATGATTTTAGTGAATTTTCCCGGTAGCTGGGAACATGTTTTTCCGCCGTTACATCATGCACAGTGGAATGGCATTACTCCGACAGATTTCATCTTTCCGTTCTTTTTGTTCATCGTCGGTGTTTCTATTGTCATGGCCTATGCTGGAAAAATGGAGATGGACAAGACCATTGTGTATAAAAAATTATTTTTCCGAGGAGCAAAGATCTTTGCCTTAGGCGTACTTTTAGGCATGATCCCTGAATTTGACTTTTCAGCTATCAGGGTAGCCGGTGTACTTCAGCGGATCGCATTGGTATTTGTGGCGTGCACGCTAATGTTTTTAAATCTCGACTGGAAGCAGCAGGCATACCTTGGATTGCTGCTTTTAGTCGGATATTGGCTGATGATGACGCTTATTCCCACACCTGGTTTTGATCGGCCTATGCTCGAACCGGGTAAAAATCTAGCGGCATGGGTTGATCAATACCTCCTTCCGGGCAAGATGTGGCAGGACACTTGGGATCCAGAAGGGGTTTTCAGCACCCTTCCTGCCATAGCCACTGGGATTTTGGGCATGTTGGCCGGGCAATTGCTAAAGAGCCAACTGAAGGAAGTAGAAAAAGCTAATAATTTGATGGTAATAGGCCTTGTTCTAACCCTTTGGGGGTTGTTTTGGGCATGGTTTTTCCCAATTAATAAAAACCTTTGGACAAGCTCCTTTGTATTGGTTACCGGTGGTACGGCATTTAGTTTTTTGGGAGCATTTTATTACTGGATCGATGTTAAGGGGAATAGCCAAGGGACTACCCCTTGGGTCATTTTCGGTTCCAATGCGATTACTGTTTATGTTTTGGCCGATATACTCTCCTTGTTTTTCTATCAATTGCCCCTTGACGGGCAAAGCATCAGTGCACATTTCATGCAAGCGGCAAAGAGCTTGGGCATGATGCCAGAAATTGCCAGTATGGTGTTTGCCCTTTGCTTTGTCCTGATCAATTTTATTCCAGCCTGGCTGCTTTATCGGAAAAAGGTGTTTATCAAGTTGTGA
- a CDS encoding acyltransferase family protein, producing the protein MSAIKYRPEIDGLRTVAVLPVILFHLGISWIKGGFYGVDVFFVISGYLITSIILKKLEAGTFSFTDFWLRRVKRILPALITVVLFCFLVFPFLIFPGDLKYMAQDGLAALFSVANFNAYLNLGDYWGGRAESSIFLHAWSLSVEEQFYLVYPLLLFLLYKGKKSLLFWVAIIVLLSFCWYSFAIIFESDQFPLNIFSSNSLAFYMIPSRAWELGAGGIIAVLTKKRFGNRLSIGIKSALSLIGLVMIFLGYFIPTNGDISFLALLPVIGSCLFILFANETRAAGLLLSNSTMVYIGKISYSLYLWHWPFCVLLHRYLSPKLGISTLNANLLILVLTAFFSILSYNLVETKTRFYQHTVKLVGLCTVIILTASSYFMYVHVVNYEKVPFNYVEAYFDYYQMGKKKDMDRSEKGMEKNLEDHTIRYYPVHDTREAYKSGGLVIGNNKMQKPEIMMMGDSHATGWAKVVNEITDSLSTKIAYYTQTGFYPFFKIDDLIDDNFFGIDWQGYPTNVIKTLEDPSIKLLIMTARMENRDQEAFEKFESFCAHANSLDKKVLIINQVPLWSKWSSKNAAVILSYFNIHPNGSKQYFNRIEKNEMVEIANKKLNKIADKYPQVQVFDSYSIFMNGNKVWITDDKDVLYFDDDHLSYQGTLRAKNDLYATIKSMLTANNHFNKNLSKQTSLKTN; encoded by the coding sequence ATGAGTGCAATAAAGTATCGTCCAGAAATAGATGGTTTAAGAACTGTAGCCGTACTACCGGTCATCCTGTTTCATTTAGGCATAAGCTGGATTAAAGGAGGATTTTACGGTGTAGATGTATTTTTTGTAATTTCAGGATACCTTATCACCAGTATTATATTGAAAAAACTCGAAGCCGGAACGTTCTCATTCACTGACTTTTGGTTACGTAGAGTTAAAAGAATTTTGCCTGCTTTAATCACTGTAGTACTATTCTGTTTTTTGGTTTTCCCTTTCCTAATCTTTCCAGGTGATTTAAAATATATGGCTCAAGATGGCCTAGCAGCTCTTTTCTCAGTGGCAAACTTTAATGCCTATTTAAATCTGGGCGACTATTGGGGAGGAAGAGCCGAATCCTCAATATTTCTTCATGCTTGGTCTTTGTCTGTTGAAGAACAATTTTACTTAGTATACCCGTTGTTATTATTTTTGCTTTATAAGGGTAAGAAAAGTCTGCTTTTTTGGGTGGCCATCATCGTACTATTAAGTTTCTGTTGGTATTCGTTCGCAATCATTTTCGAATCTGATCAATTCCCGCTAAATATTTTTTCAAGCAATTCTCTAGCCTTTTATATGATTCCATCTAGGGCTTGGGAGTTAGGTGCGGGAGGAATCATTGCGGTATTGACAAAAAAGCGTTTTGGTAATCGTTTATCCATAGGAATTAAATCAGCATTATCGCTAATAGGACTTGTAATGATTTTTCTAGGATACTTTATCCCAACAAATGGAGACATTAGCTTTTTAGCGCTTTTACCCGTAATTGGATCCTGTTTGTTCATACTTTTTGCTAACGAAACGAGGGCCGCTGGTTTGCTATTAAGCAATAGCACCATGGTATATATCGGAAAAATTTCTTATTCGCTTTATTTATGGCACTGGCCATTTTGTGTATTACTTCATCGTTACTTATCACCAAAGTTGGGTATTTCCACCCTGAATGCCAATCTCCTGATTTTAGTACTTACAGCTTTCTTCTCCATTTTATCCTATAATCTTGTCGAAACAAAAACAAGGTTTTATCAGCATACTGTTAAACTAGTAGGGCTGTGTACAGTAATTATATTGACTGCAAGTTCTTACTTTATGTATGTCCATGTTGTCAACTACGAAAAAGTCCCTTTCAATTATGTAGAGGCTTATTTTGATTATTATCAAATGGGAAAGAAAAAAGACATGGATAGAAGCGAAAAGGGAATGGAAAAAAACTTAGAGGATCATACCATTCGATACTACCCAGTGCATGACACGAGAGAAGCATATAAAAGCGGAGGTTTAGTTATTGGTAACAATAAAATGCAAAAGCCTGAAATAATGATGATGGGCGATTCACATGCTACTGGCTGGGCCAAAGTGGTCAATGAAATCACTGATAGTCTCTCAACGAAAATTGCATATTATACGCAAACAGGCTTTTACCCCTTCTTTAAAATTGACGATTTAATTGATGATAATTTCTTTGGAATTGACTGGCAAGGATATCCTACAAACGTCATCAAAACCTTAGAAGATCCTTCCATTAAATTACTAATCATGACTGCTAGAATGGAAAATAGAGACCAAGAAGCGTTCGAAAAATTTGAAAGCTTTTGTGCCCATGCCAATTCCCTAGATAAAAAAGTTCTTATCATAAATCAGGTTCCATTATGGAGTAAATGGTCTTCCAAAAACGCTGCCGTCATCTTAAGTTACTTTAATATACATCCTAACGGATCCAAGCAATATTTTAATCGTATTGAAAAAAATGAAATGGTGGAAATTGCCAATAAAAAGCTAAATAAAATAGCGGATAAATACCCTCAAGTTCAAGTTTTTGACTCCTATTCGATTTTTATGAATGGAAATAAAGTCTGGATAACTGATGATAAAGATGTACTATATTTTGATGATGACCACCTTAGCTATCAAGGAACCTTGAGAGCTAAAAATGATTTATATGCTACCATAAAATCTATGTTGACAGCAAATAATCATTTCAATAAAAACCTATCCAAACAAACATCTCTAAAAACCAACTAA
- a CDS encoding xylose operon transcription regulator XylR — MYKVILLLDFAEEYSKSLLKGISKYASENGRWTFCRMPLYYRETKGMERILDWAKEWGAHGIIGQLYNEMDLQKILDTGIPVIAQDFKERFDVLPNITGDYHKMGQLGADYFLKKGFKHFAFYGFNNIVWSRERAEGFESRINDHGYKVHYFEHRKSRSTDIWYYKSNSLSNWLLSLPKPIALMTCDDNQGLHITEVCRQNNIRIPEEVAVLGVDNDVMLCELSDPPLSSIAMDIEKGGYDTAKLLEHMIINGNQSHYDIIVEATQIITRQSTDIYATHDTYIASTLKYIHQHIENNLHVEDVVQQVPLSRRSLEKRFLQITGYPIYKYIFNLRIEKFTQKLLETDMTVFEIAVDMGLSDSKNIARQFKQVKGCNPSEYRKKYLAGK; from the coding sequence ATGTACAAAGTCATACTCCTATTGGATTTTGCTGAAGAATACAGCAAGAGCCTGTTGAAAGGCATATCAAAATATGCGTCGGAAAATGGACGGTGGACTTTTTGCCGCATGCCCCTCTATTACCGTGAAACCAAAGGGATGGAGCGTATTTTGGATTGGGCAAAAGAATGGGGCGCCCATGGGATTATAGGCCAACTATACAATGAAATGGACCTCCAGAAGATCCTCGATACGGGCATCCCTGTTATCGCCCAAGATTTTAAGGAGCGTTTTGATGTCCTACCAAATATCACAGGGGACTATCATAAAATGGGCCAGCTAGGAGCTGATTATTTCCTGAAAAAAGGTTTCAAGCATTTTGCCTTTTATGGCTTTAACAATATCGTCTGGTCGCGCGAACGTGCGGAAGGGTTTGAGAGTCGAATCAACGACCATGGATATAAGGTTCATTATTTTGAACACCGAAAATCTCGGTCCACGGATATCTGGTATTATAAGAGCAATTCCCTGAGCAACTGGCTCCTTTCCCTCCCAAAGCCAATTGCATTGATGACCTGTGACGACAATCAAGGGCTGCATATCACCGAAGTATGTCGACAAAATAATATCCGGATCCCGGAAGAAGTGGCAGTGCTGGGAGTAGACAATGATGTCATGTTGTGCGAACTATCTGATCCACCACTTTCCAGTATCGCCATGGACATCGAAAAAGGTGGCTATGATACCGCTAAGCTGTTGGAACACATGATCATCAATGGCAATCAGTCCCATTATGACATTATCGTAGAAGCCACTCAAATCATCACCAGGCAATCCACCGACATATACGCCACACATGACACCTACATTGCTTCTACTCTAAAATATATCCATCAACATATCGAGAACAATCTCCATGTGGAAGATGTCGTACAGCAAGTACCGCTTTCCAGACGTTCCCTTGAGAAACGCTTCCTACAAATCACGGGCTATCCCATTTATAAATACATTTTTAATCTCCGCATTGAAAAATTCACCCAAAAGCTGTTAGAAACGGATATGACCGTCTTTGAAATCGCAGTGGATATGGGCCTTTCCGACAGTAAGAACATCGCCCGTCAGTTTAAGCAAGTAAAAGGGTGTAATCCGAGCGAATACCGCAAAAAATACCTCGCTGGGAAGTAG
- a CDS encoding MFS transporter produces MNRNLPIVLLILLIFFVISFLTNILGPIIPDIIESFDLSLGLAGFLPFSFFVAYGVMSIPSGLLAEKYHEKKVLIVAFMIAFGGALLFAVFTSFIVALLSLFIIGIGMAMLQVVINPLLRTAGGESHFAFNSVLGQLAFGAASFLSPMLYSHLVTHMHTDASASSLIKFLNPLVPEQLAWVSLYWVFAAIALVMVLILVFVRFPKVTLGDDEKINIRGAFKDLIANRRVHLYFLGIFCYVGTEQGIANWISKFLQTYHGLDPAIEGAQTISYFWGLLTIGCLLGLLLLKLMDSKKVLRIFTGGAILALLLSLFGPTEVALITFPLTGFFASVMWSVIVSLALNSVPRHHGTFSGLLCTGIVGGAVVPLIIGALADVAGLRWAMLFLLVTLGYVLSIGFWAKPLVKNATITSLNDLFKRQS; encoded by the coding sequence ATGAATAGAAATCTCCCCATCGTCCTTTTGATATTGCTCATTTTCTTCGTCATATCTTTTTTGACCAATATCCTTGGTCCTATTATACCAGATATTATCGAAAGCTTTGATTTGAGCCTTGGGCTTGCCGGCTTTTTGCCATTTTCTTTTTTTGTGGCCTATGGCGTCATGTCCATTCCTTCGGGGCTGTTGGCAGAAAAATACCATGAGAAAAAAGTGCTGATAGTTGCTTTTATGATTGCTTTTGGAGGAGCATTATTGTTTGCGGTTTTTACGAGTTTTATCGTAGCCCTATTATCACTTTTCATCATCGGTATTGGCATGGCAATGCTTCAGGTGGTGATTAATCCATTGCTGAGAACAGCTGGTGGGGAATCCCATTTTGCGTTTAACTCTGTCTTGGGGCAATTGGCATTTGGTGCAGCTTCTTTTCTCAGTCCCATGCTTTACAGCCACTTGGTCACCCACATGCATACAGACGCATCAGCATCGAGCTTGATTAAGTTCCTCAACCCATTGGTTCCTGAGCAATTGGCTTGGGTTTCATTGTACTGGGTATTTGCAGCCATCGCTTTGGTGATGGTGCTGATATTGGTTTTTGTCCGCTTTCCGAAAGTCACCTTGGGAGATGATGAAAAAATAAACATTCGAGGCGCATTCAAGGATTTAATCGCCAATAGGCGTGTCCACCTGTACTTTCTCGGAATATTTTGCTACGTCGGTACCGAACAGGGAATAGCGAATTGGATATCGAAATTTCTCCAAACTTACCATGGCCTGGATCCAGCGATCGAAGGCGCCCAAACCATTTCCTATTTCTGGGGACTGCTGACCATTGGCTGTTTGCTGGGATTGTTGTTGCTGAAACTAATGGACAGCAAAAAAGTCCTTCGAATATTTACTGGAGGTGCTATTTTGGCCCTGCTACTTTCCCTTTTTGGGCCTACTGAAGTAGCCTTGATCACCTTTCCGCTGACAGGGTTCTTTGCATCCGTGATGTGGTCAGTTATCGTATCGCTTGCCTTAAACTCTGTTCCCCGCCACCACGGCACCTTTTCAGGCTTGCTGTGCACCGGAATCGTGGGTGGTGCGGTGGTTCCATTGATCATTGGGGCACTAGCTGATGTCGCAGGCTTACGATGGGCAATGCTCTTTTTATTGGTTACCTTAGGATATGTCCTGAGTATCGGTTTTTGGGCAAAGCCACTGGTAAAAAATGCTACCATTACTTCCCTCAATGATCTTTTCAAACGCCAATCCTAA